A genomic window from Nocardioides rotundus includes:
- a CDS encoding PKD domain-containing protein yields the protein MVVGLFLSGLGSAAADTPAAPVVSEVPARSTPDVRDGAVNSIAKVGSLVVLGGTFTSANDPGATTGVPRSSLLAFDASTGQISRTFAPAVDGPVEVVIPAGDGVSVFVGGNFRTIGGVARKNLARVRVDTGQVMPFDAGNIAGKVNDLRLAGGRLWVGGAFTHVAGRAQAALATVNPSTGAFDPYMGLVVAGVHQAGYPTTMKMDVTPDGSALVLIGNFDTVSGLKRHQIAKLDLTGAQAALSNWQTGFYEASCNPIFYSYMRDLDISPDGRYFVVTTTGSYGGSTGPCDTAARFEVGSTKQGDPPSWVDYTGGDTSFAVEVTPEDVVYVGGHQRWWNNPYGADRAAAGAVSRAGIAALDGTNGLPLSWNPTRDRGVGVFDFMYTPQGLWVGSDTTVIGGQPRGRIALMPLPGSIKPATTRPTLPNRVYTGGVLDSWGRVSDQLVQRQYGGTGAAPAPASSPRGNVAWTGVRGGFMINGQLYLGHSDGSFSRRSFDGTSYGTPVAVDTQDELVSLSEWHNDVARITAMFFDNGRLYYTMSGSSALYYRYFEPESDVVGAKRLTAPTGGLSLSSIRGMFVAGTSIYVVQSNGSLQRAQWSDGAVSGSPAPGTTTTLTGGSGQSWGGRAVFVYQGAVAETPPAASFGSTCAGTTCQFDASESSAGSVGSITSYAWTFGDGTTGSGVAPEHTYTAAGTYSVTLRVTTSSGRTASMTREVQATRPNAAPTAAMSVSCDNLTCVLDGSGSSDPEGDPLTFGWDFGDGESGSGVSVTHSFPTSGTYPVRLTVSDGGSLDTVTREVTVRSGEQAALTQVASVGTGGNRLVHDVAIPAGVRAGDVLVLAMTSNTNAAITPPPGWTLAESVDGTGVSGRLWTRVATSADAGRTVSATTDAYSKSTLTVSAYRGSAGAQVTDTAGSLQNTASIEHPAPTVQVSSPGSWVVTVWSEKSSVAEPMWRLPSDAAERTRAASGGAGKVSTVVADSGSPAPIGAWSAGTASTVEVTKATAFSVVIQAK from the coding sequence GTGGTTGTCGGACTGTTCCTGTCCGGTCTGGGGTCGGCCGCGGCGGATACGCCGGCCGCGCCGGTGGTGAGTGAGGTTCCGGCTCGCTCGACTCCCGACGTCCGTGACGGGGCGGTCAACAGCATCGCCAAGGTCGGCTCTCTTGTTGTCCTCGGCGGCACATTCACCAGCGCCAACGATCCCGGTGCCACCACCGGGGTTCCGCGCAGCTCGCTGCTGGCGTTCGACGCGTCGACGGGGCAGATCAGCCGGACGTTCGCTCCCGCCGTGGACGGCCCGGTCGAGGTGGTGATCCCCGCGGGCGACGGCGTGTCCGTGTTCGTGGGCGGCAACTTCCGCACGATCGGTGGCGTCGCCCGCAAGAACCTCGCTCGAGTGCGGGTGGACACCGGCCAGGTGATGCCGTTCGACGCGGGCAACATCGCCGGCAAGGTCAACGACCTTCGTCTCGCGGGTGGGCGACTGTGGGTCGGTGGCGCCTTCACGCACGTGGCGGGGCGGGCCCAGGCCGCCTTGGCCACGGTGAACCCGAGCACCGGTGCCTTCGACCCGTATATGGGGCTGGTGGTCGCCGGGGTCCACCAGGCGGGGTACCCGACGACGATGAAGATGGATGTCACCCCGGACGGCTCTGCACTGGTCCTGATCGGGAACTTCGACACGGTCAGTGGACTCAAGCGGCACCAGATCGCGAAGCTCGACCTGACCGGAGCCCAGGCGGCCCTCTCGAACTGGCAGACGGGCTTCTATGAGGCGTCGTGCAACCCGATCTTCTACAGCTACATGCGGGATCTGGACATCTCGCCGGACGGCCGCTACTTCGTGGTCACGACGACGGGGAGCTACGGCGGCTCCACCGGTCCCTGTGACACCGCTGCACGCTTCGAGGTTGGATCGACCAAGCAAGGGGACCCTCCCTCGTGGGTGGACTACACCGGGGGAGACACGTCCTTCGCCGTTGAGGTGACTCCCGAGGACGTCGTCTACGTCGGTGGTCACCAGCGTTGGTGGAACAATCCCTACGGTGCCGACCGTGCCGCCGCCGGCGCGGTGTCTCGGGCGGGCATCGCAGCGTTGGACGGCACGAACGGGCTTCCGTTGTCGTGGAATCCGACACGTGATCGCGGTGTGGGTGTCTTCGACTTCATGTACACGCCACAGGGCCTGTGGGTGGGTTCGGACACGACCGTCATCGGAGGCCAGCCCCGGGGACGCATCGCCCTGATGCCCCTGCCCGGATCGATCAAGCCGGCCACGACTCGGCCAACACTGCCCAACCGCGTCTACACCGGCGGCGTCCTCGACTCCTGGGGCCGCGTCTCCGATCAGCTAGTGCAGCGTCAGTACGGCGGCACCGGTGCAGCCCCCGCGCCCGCGAGCTCCCCGCGGGGCAACGTCGCCTGGACTGGCGTACGGGGCGGCTTCATGATCAACGGACAGCTCTACCTGGGCCATTCCGACGGTAGCTTCAGCCGCCGATCGTTCGATGGAACCAGCTACGGCACTCCGGTGGCAGTCGACACGCAGGACGAGCTCGTCTCACTCAGCGAGTGGCACAACGACGTCGCCCGGATCACCGCCATGTTCTTCGACAATGGACGCCTCTACTACACGATGTCCGGCTCGTCGGCGCTCTACTACCGCTACTTCGAGCCGGAGAGCGACGTCGTCGGCGCCAAGCGGCTGACCGCACCCACCGGGGGACTGTCGCTCTCCTCTATTCGCGGCATGTTCGTGGCGGGCACCTCGATCTACGTCGTGCAGTCCAACGGGAGCCTGCAGCGGGCTCAGTGGAGCGACGGTGCAGTCTCCGGGTCGCCGGCCCCCGGCACGACGACCACCCTCACGGGTGGCTCGGGTCAGTCCTGGGGCGGACGCGCGGTCTTCGTCTACCAGGGCGCCGTGGCGGAGACCCCGCCGGCGGCATCGTTCGGGTCGACCTGTGCCGGCACCACCTGTCAGTTCGACGCCTCCGAGTCGAGCGCCGGCTCGGTCGGATCCATCACCAGCTACGCATGGACGTTCGGGGATGGCACCACGGGCTCGGGTGTCGCGCCCGAGCACACCTACACCGCCGCCGGCACCTACTCGGTCACCTTGCGGGTAACGACCAGCTCGGGTCGTACGGCGAGCATGACCCGTGAGGTCCAGGCGACCCGCCCCAACGCGGCACCGACCGCAGCGATGAGCGTGTCCTGCGACAACCTGACCTGCGTGCTCGACGGGTCGGGGAGCAGCGACCCCGAGGGCGATCCGCTCACTTTCGGATGGGACTTCGGTGACGGCGAGTCGGGCTCGGGGGTCTCGGTGACCCACTCCTTCCCGACCTCGGGCACCTATCCCGTGCGATTGACGGTCTCCGACGGTGGGAGCCTCGACACGGTGACCCGAGAGGTCACGGTCCGGTCCGGGGAGCAGGCAGCCCTCACCCAGGTCGCCAGCGTCGGGACGGGCGGCAACAGACTCGTCCACGACGTGGCTATCCCCGCCGGTGTCCGTGCCGGCGACGTCCTGGTGCTGGCGATGACCAGCAACACCAACGCGGCCATCACGCCGCCGCCTGGATGGACGCTCGCAGAAAGCGTCGATGGCACCGGCGTCAGCGGGCGTCTGTGGACGCGTGTTGCGACCAGTGCGGATGCTGGACGGACTGTGTCGGCGACTACCGATGCCTACTCCAAGTCGACCCTGACCGTGAGCGCCTACCGTGGCAGCGCGGGCGCACAGGTCACGGACACGGCCGGCAGTCTGCAGAACACGGCCAGCATCGAGCACCCAGCCCCCACGGTGCAGGTGTCCTCGCCCGGATCGTGGGTCGTGACCGTCTGGTCGGAGAAGTCCTCGGTCGCCGAGCCGATGTGGCGCCTCCCCTCGGACGCCGCGGAGCGGACGCGTGCCGCGAGTGGCGGTGCCGGGAAGGTCAGCACCGTCGTCGCCGACTCGGGCAGCCCTGCACCCATCGGGGCGTGGTCCGCAGGGACGGCCAGCACGGTCGAGGTGACCAAGGCGACCGCCTTCTCCGTCGTCATCCAGGCGAAGTGA
- a CDS encoding WecB/TagA/CpsF family glycosyltransferase encodes MRSIVDLAGTPTARTAYALHVGGLNARGDRDFVTAMRAGDLVYADGGSVVGLARLAGARHIERAPTTDIGWEILRGIASRRGRPARVALIGGPPGLAERAAATILAEAPGAAEIVATHDGYQQAWSEPLAEVRSANPDVVLVGLGAPREMIWCHEHRSSLPAGAVIVTVGGWFGHVTGDESRAPRLLRRSGLEWIARLAQAPRRLAGRYALGLLSTLVLVPRQLRNRRAAEPGVTS; translated from the coding sequence GTGCGGTCGATCGTTGACCTCGCCGGCACGCCGACGGCTCGGACCGCCTACGCCCTGCACGTCGGTGGCCTCAACGCGCGCGGTGACCGCGACTTCGTGACGGCGATGAGAGCGGGAGACCTGGTGTACGCGGACGGCGGGTCCGTAGTGGGTCTGGCCCGCCTCGCCGGTGCCCGGCACATCGAGCGGGCTCCGACGACGGACATCGGCTGGGAGATCCTTCGCGGGATCGCGTCCCGCAGGGGGCGTCCCGCCCGGGTGGCGCTGATCGGTGGTCCTCCAGGGCTGGCCGAGCGCGCGGCGGCGACGATCCTCGCCGAGGCACCCGGGGCCGCGGAGATCGTCGCCACCCATGACGGTTACCAGCAGGCCTGGTCCGAGCCGCTGGCGGAGGTCCGCTCAGCCAACCCCGACGTGGTCCTCGTGGGTCTCGGTGCTCCCCGGGAGATGATCTGGTGTCACGAGCACCGCTCGAGTCTTCCGGCCGGCGCGGTGATCGTCACGGTCGGTGGGTGGTTCGGTCATGTGACGGGCGACGAGTCGCGAGCACCGCGGCTCCTGCGGCGCTCCGGTCTGGAGTGGATCGCGCGTCTGGCGCAGGCGCCACGACGTCTGGCGGGCAGGTACGCCCTCGGGCTCCTGAGCACTCTGGTTCTCGTGCCCCGGCAACTCCGGAACCGCCGCGCGGCGGAGCCGGGCGTCACCTCCTGA